The genomic stretch TCACATGTCCTTTTCTACCACCGGTGTTTACTGCTACAGCAGTGTAATCAATGTTCAGTTTTTTCATTTGTCAGTATTCTTTAGTGATTCAATTTCTACTAACAAATGTTGAAGAGTTTGGTTTAGATTATCTACGTTATCTGCTATCTCCTGAATTTTTTTGTCCAGCGCTTTGACCTGAGCTTCCACCTTGCCTTGAAGAGATTTGCCTGGATAGGTCAATTCTATTATGACAGTCCTCTCATCTGCTTCATTCCGGCTTCGCTTTACATAGTTCACCCTTTCCAATTTTTTAAGCAAAGGTGTAAGCGTACCAGAATCCAAATATAGCCGTGAACCTATCTCATTGACTTTAAGCGAGTCTTTCTCCCAAAGCACCATCATAACCAAGTACTGAGGATAAGTCAATCCCAATTCGTTCAATTCAGCTTGTATTAATTGAATTAATAATCTAGAACTCGAATAGAGCGAGAGTGAAAGCTGGTGGATCTGGGACATATTGGTAGTATTTTGATTTTATACAATTTAACCGTATAATCTTTTGTTCACTACTTTTCTTAATAATATCTCCCGATTAATGGATTGTCCACAATTTCTCTTTTCAGCTCATGCGCATCTATTGTCCCCGAAACTTTGTATGCAACATTTCCACCCGGCTCTATCAATAAGGTTATGGGTAGGCTTCCATCCCATTCATTTCCCACCACATCGATTACCTCGTATTTATCTTCAGTATCCATAATGTAATTTGGCAGGGCGGATGACTTTCCTTTGAGGAATTTGAGCGCTTTATCGACTTGTGCAGGACTATCCATGCTCACAGAGGCAAACTGAAAATCACGCTGTCCATACATCCGCTGAATGGTCACGAACTCCGGGTACTCTATTATACAGGGTCCACACCAGGTAGCCCAGAAATTCACCAACAGCAATTCCTCAGAATCATTCTTCAATAGCTCTGCTAATCCAGAAGGGGATAATTTTTCTATAGTCACCTCTTTTTCATCCCAGGCCTTGTTGGTTTTGATGGTATAGTCATTTTTCCACGCCCACTTCATAGAGCATCCAAATGCCGGAGTTTGGGCAGTTTCTTCAGGCAGATCTTCCCCGGCCAAAGTCAGGTCAACAGCTTTCCTAAGATCTTCGGCGTTAGCTGTACCGGGCTTTTCGGAGGAATCTATGCGTCCTGAATAGCTTAGCTTTCTAGCTTTATTGAAAACAAATACGTGTGGAGTAGCTGTAGGCCCATATGCCAGAGAGAACTCATGTGTATCCCCATCGTATAGGTATGGAAAATTATACGATTTGTCCTTAGCTCTGATTTCCATTTCTTCAAAAGTATCGCTCAGGTCGGTATAACCCAGTTCCTCCGGCAGAATAGCGATTGGACTATTAGAAGAAATAGCCACAAAAGCGACGTTTTCACCCTTATAATCCTCCACCACCTGGATAAATCTATCCTCATAGGCCTGAGCGGTCGGACAGTGATTGCAGGTGAAGTTGATCACTAGGACATCAGCATCGGCATAGTCTTCCAAGCTATGAAACTTACCATCAATTCCTGGCAACTTGAAAGGTGGTGCCTCGTCTCCAATCGCCAATTTACCCACCGGCTGTTCTGCTACTAAAGTGGGATTAGCCACAAAAACTGAAGACTGCGATGACTCTGGAGAACTTACCACGGTTTCAGTGGATGTCCCTGTACACTTACTGAGCAAGAGTGTTGCTCCAAGAAGTGCTTCGAATAAAATGACAAGTTTCAATTTATAGTTCATAGGTTGATTGGGTTTGGAGATGGTAGGATTGATAAGCAATTCCATAACTCTGAGGAGTTGGTTTAAGCATACTATCGCTTTATTTTCTTGACATTCTGGAAATATAATGACGCAGACTCCACTGACAAACAGAGAATAAACTACTCATTTTCTGTACGATAGAAAAATAATCCCAGAAAAATCTGTTTGTACGAAAAGCTCGCTATTAATTTAGAAAGAAACTCTTTGGGGAAATTTTTACTTTTGACCTCTAGAATACGCTTTACTATGACCATACAACAACTGGAATATCTGATCGCTGTCGACAAATACAGGCATTTTGGGCATGCTGCAGAAAGCTGCTTTGTGACTCAGCCTACGTTGAGTGCCCAGCTGAGCAAGCTGGAGCGTGATCTTGGGGTTATACTTTTTGACCGCAGCAAAATGCCGGTGATCCCTACCGAAATGGGGGTACATATCATCAAGCAAGCAAAAAAAGTGGTGTCCGAGAGTAAGGGAATATTTGAATTGGTCGCGGATATGAAAGGGGACATCTCCGGAGCTATTAAACTGGGAATCATTCCCACACTTGCACCTTATCTACTTCATCTGTTTATCCGTAAATTCTTGGAAAAATATCCCAATGTAAAACTGGAAGTCCAGGAAATGGTAACTGAGGATGTGGTGAAAAAGCTGAAAAATGATGAGCTGGATCTAGGGATTATCGTCACTCCGCTTCAAGAGC from Algoriphagus sp. NG3 encodes the following:
- a CDS encoding MarR family transcriptional regulator — encoded protein: MSQIHQLSLSLYSSSRLLIQLIQAELNELGLTYPQYLVMMVLWEKDSLKVNEIGSRLYLDSGTLTPLLKKLERVNYVKRSRNEADERTVIIELTYPGKSLQGKVEAQVKALDKKIQEIADNVDNLNQTLQHLLVEIESLKNTDK
- a CDS encoding redoxin domain-containing protein, which encodes MELLINPTISKPNQPMNYKLKLVILFEALLGATLLLSKCTGTSTETVVSSPESSQSSVFVANPTLVAEQPVGKLAIGDEAPPFKLPGIDGKFHSLEDYADADVLVINFTCNHCPTAQAYEDRFIQVVEDYKGENVAFVAISSNSPIAILPEELGYTDLSDTFEEMEIRAKDKSYNFPYLYDGDTHEFSLAYGPTATPHVFVFNKARKLSYSGRIDSSEKPGTANAEDLRKAVDLTLAGEDLPEETAQTPAFGCSMKWAWKNDYTIKTNKAWDEKEVTIEKLSPSGLAELLKNDSEELLLVNFWATWCGPCIIEYPEFVTIQRMYGQRDFQFASVSMDSPAQVDKALKFLKGKSSALPNYIMDTEDKYEVIDVVGNEWDGSLPITLLIEPGGNVAYKVSGTIDAHELKREIVDNPLIGRYY